Genomic DNA from Bacteroides zhangwenhongii:
TTAATGGCATTGTCCGTTATAAGATTGGTGATATATCCATGTTTCTGAATCGTATCATTTTCTTGTGTGATGAAATCCGGATTATAATAATCTCCTTGTCCCGGAACGATTTCCCAATAATCAAATCCTGACGGCAAACTCTCCAAATGCCATTTTCCTACCAATGCAGTCTGATAACCGGCTTTCTGCAAAAGTTTTGGAAAGGTTTGTTGGGAACTATCGAAAACACAAGTCGTATTATCATAGAATTTATTGGCACAGCTATGTTTACCCGTTATCATACAGGCACGGCTGGGACCACTTAACGAATTGGCTACAAAACTTTGAGTAAAACGGACGCCATCGGCAGCAATACGGTCGAGATTCGGTGTTTCCATATAGCGAGTATCATAACAACTCATCATCTGAGCCGTATGGTCGTCTGTCATGATATAGACAATGTTCAGGGGAGGCTGTTCAGCAGGCTTTTGTTTACCGGTGCATGAAGCAAAAGAAGCAAGGGTAGCTACTCCCGCTAAAGAATAGAATAAGTTTGATTGCAGATTTTCCATAATAAATTTATGTTAGATTGAGAAAGCAAAGATAGGGAGGGATCCCTATCTTCACTTCCACAAATCATTAATTAAATTCCTTCAATATTTTCAGTTCAATTCTTCTCACTCAATCTATACCAAAGTACGTCCATTTTTTACAATCCCTCTTTAGCACAGACTTTACCTCAAACCATTGAACGTTTCAATTTATTAATAGAATATTGTATTTCTATTATTCGTCTCATTGCTTTCAACCTTATAAGCATCATTAACATAGAAACGAATCCAATCAATCTCCATTCTCGGTCCCTCTGTTTCAGGATCAGACACAGATTTCAGGTCTGAGTCCCATCCCGGTTCCATATTTCCAGCCTCAAGATCATCTGATGGGCTCATTCGCATTACGAGAAAAAGCCCTCTACATCCAAGCTTATTAGAAGGCATAGCAGCCTTCTCAAAAGGCCAACTTCCTAAATCATTCTTACTCACAGTCATTGTAGCAATCCCGTTAATACCAAGTTGAATATGCTCATCATCAACCAATTCCACCCAATAAATATTATATTCATTCGCTTGAGGTATGGCAGTAACCTTTGATACAGCATCAGCAACTTTATCGCCTGTCACAGATTGTGTAATAAAAGAACCTGCTTTATTCTGAAGAATTTTTATCGCCTTAATTGCTCCATTAGACATTACATCCGGATTTTTAATTTCTATAGTAGGAACAAAGCCTGTTCGTACACCTCGCAGGCGAACTTTGAATTCAATTCTCATACCCGGGTAAATTCTGGTAAAGTTACCTAAGAAAGGGGATCCCTGTCCACCATTAACCTTACAACATTGCATAGCACTAAATCCATACGCTTTACTGCCCCCATGCACAGCATCAGCCCACATTACCAACTCTCCATTATTATTTAAATTAGAGCATTCTTTATTGTTCACTGTTGCTACTTTCTGAACAGCTGCTTCGTTGGAACTAGCAAAACATCTTAGCATATTAGAAGTAGCATCCCAATAATTAGCTGGCTCTATTTTATGAAATTCGACTGCATAATGAAATTTCCACCCTTCAGCAGCCAATACCTCATTAGAATGGACAGAATTTTCTTCTATATCAGTAACTCTTCCAGTAAACCATGAATGAACCAGATCTCTATTTTGAGAAGATGCAAATGGACTCTCCGGCAATAAATAGACTTTTGTCATATCATACAAATCAGGATCAGCTAACGATTCAAGATCAGTCATCACAATACTTAATGTCGGGGAAATCATTGGATTTACAGAAGAAGAGCTTTCAAAATTTAAAGTTAAATTCAAATCACCCGTTTTTTCTCCATCCGCTTTAATTGTGATAGCTGCACTCTTCACACTAGTTCTTCCCGCAGGAATAGTTATTGACGAAGGCAAATTTTCATATCGCCCTTCCTCGCCCTCTTTAGGAGTAATAGTCACATCAATAGGTATTGCCTTTGCCTTATCTATTTTTGCCACTAAAACAAATTTATCTCCTTCCGTTACTACATTATCTACATTATTTTCCAAAGACATGGTTATCCGATAATAATCGGATACTTTAATTGCTTGACTCGAATTTGCCATTTTATAACCACGCGCGAAAGCAACAAACTCCATCGCAGTACTCCCCGTCAATCCGGATTTCTTCACTGGAAAATCCACCTGAATTTGTTTTTCACCTTTTGGAAACGTAACAATACCGCTAAATGGTTCAAATACATCCGATACATCTTCAGTACCAGCTTTAGCCGTAAAGTAAATATCAAAGTCCTCGTTAGCTACCATCTCATTCCCATCTGCATCAGCATCCACATTGATATTTACTTTCAGATTTTCTCCCATCACAAATGCCTTTTCGTTAATGCTCATAGTCAACGGCACCGCTTCCGGCAAAGGACGATATTTTGTTTCATCTTCACAACCTGTCAAACTTATAGTAAACAAGCATATTGGAAGCATTCTATATAATATGTTCTTCATATCTTTATTTATCTAATTATCATCAATAAATATTGTTCTATTCTCTTATTTCCTCAGCCATCCCGGATTTTGTTCCAGTTCGTGATTCAGTGACAATTCACTCGGAGGAATTGGCAGCAGATAGTCACGGCTAGAATCAAACTGATAGCCTCGTGGAAGAACCTCTTTCTGTGGATCAAGCCAACCATCCGTAGTTAAAATAGTCTTCAAATCTACAGCTGTTTTAGGATCAAATGCTTTGTATAACACACCATCTGCTCCAAAATATGCCCCTGTTCCACGTTTTCCCTGAATCAATTTGTGAGCTCTCCAACGCATCAAGTCATCCAAACGGAATCCTTGTAAAGCTAGTTCCGACCGTCTTTCCCTACGAATTTCCTGCAATTTGGCAGAGATTGGATAACCAAAATCGGTAAAATTAGGATCAATTTCAGCAGGAGCAGTATAGGTCACTCCCGCACGTTCACGCAAAGGCTTCAATGTCTTTTCCAATACATCAGGATCACATTTATCTAATTCTTCTGCAGCTTCCGCATAAGCTAACAAAGCTTCTGCATAACGAATTATCGGAAGTGAGGTCTCACCCTGACCACTGACATAAGTTGTATCAATACTCATACGAATATGATAACCAGTTGCATTACGTGCCGGACCACTTTCTGTTAGATAAGGAGGACGAACTTTCTGTTTATTTTCATCCGAATATTCATCCACAAACATAGCTTTTGACTTAGACTCAGGAGATGTAGACTTAAATTTACAGTCTGAATGCATAACTGTCGCTAACAAACGAGCATCACGTTCTTTAAATGTAAGGTTGAAATCCTTATAAATTCCATCGTTAGGATCAATAAAGCTTCCGTCAGCATTCAGATAATTATCAATCAATGATTGAGCTAAACCAGCCGCTCCACTGTTGTCCACATAACCAGCACCTAAGTTACTACTCAAATTATGAGTCACTCCATCTGCTATCGAATACTTTTTCCAAAAAACGACCTCTGTCATATCCGACAAATCTTTCGAATTAAACAAGTGTGCATAAGCATCTTCTTTTGATACAAATTTCTTATCATTATCCTTTGTATTTAAAGAAAGTCCCATAGTAAATAATTCATCACCTAGTGTCAACACTTGTCCCAAAAGATCTGTAGATTTATCCTCTGCGGCTGCAAAATCTGTTCCCTTATGATACTTTTCCCATGTACCCTCATAAAGCGCCACTCTCATGGCCATGATGATAGCAGCTTCTTTGCAAATCCTCAAGCCTTTATACTGACTACGTGAATAAAGCAAATTCTTAGCCGTCTTCAAATCATCAATAATAAACTGTGCCACTGCCGAACGATCGCGTGGGGGAATTTGCAAACCTGCAACTGTAGCGTTTCCATCCCAAAATTTATCCATTACAGGAATACTACCAAATCTAGTTAGTAAGTAAAAATGCCAATAAGCACGGAAAAAATAAGCTTCCCCTTTCAGTGACAGCACATCCTTTGTTTCCTCTGCTTCTGGAACTTTATAATATTCAAAAAAATAATTTACATTACGTAGATTCTGGTATCCGTTCTGCCATTCGGCAGTACCTCCTCCTGTCTCCAACAGCTCTCCATTAAGACGTTTATCATAAACCTCCGCCACGATATTGTCACTATTCTTTTCTTCTCCACGGACTCCCATATCATAAGTACCAAAAGAAGGAAGTGCTATATACAAACCATTAATATAATTGTTCACTGCACTTGCATTGGACAAGAATGTTTCACTATTGGGGGTTGTCATGGGGTCTCTATCTAGAAAATCGGAACACGCCGACATCATAACACTTGCCCCTACCGCTAATAATATATATAATTTTTTCATCATCATTATCTAATTAAAATGTAAAATCAAGTCCGAACACGAAGTTACGGTTCATCGGATATACCATACCATTACCATTTTGCTTCATCGGAGAAGTTAAACCCGGAGCCGTATTCTTAGCATCACCACCCGCTGACATATTTACCTGGTTCAGTGTTTCAGGATCAAACTGTTTCGGCAACTTTGTTATAGTAAACAAGTTGTCGCAAGTTACATACACTTTTAGATTGCTGATACCAATATGTTTCAACTGTTTTTTATTAAATGTATAAGCCACTGTTAGATTTTTCATACGCATATAAGCAGCATTTAACAAATAACGTGTCGTATTGTATCCAGTATTCACCAAAAAATCCTTATCATCTTTCCAACCAGTCAAACGAGGCAAATATCCATTTGGGTTCTCTGTACTGAAATAATCAAGATGTTCTTTAAAGTTATAGTTATTTCCACCAAACATATAGTTACTTCCAGCAATCGGGAAATCTCTTTTTGCCACACCTTGTAACAAGGTAGATACTTCGAAACCCTTATATCCAAGATTCAAATTAATACCGAAAGAATATTTAGGAGTAGTATTTCCAATAACCTGCAGATCTCCGTGGTCTGACAAAGTACCTTTACCACCATCCACTCTACCGTCACCATTAGTATCTATATATTTCAAGTCACCACGACGCCAAAGATCGTTTGATTTGAACGCCGTCAGATTAACTTTTCTCAGATAATCATCAATTTCACGATTCGACAAAAAGAGATCATCAGCACGATATCCCCAAATTTCACCGAGATCCATACCTTCATAATAACCTTTATTAGCAGCCAATCCTGTATGGTTATTATAAATAATACCTTCCGGATTATTGTATTTAGTCACTACAGCCTTATAGTTAAAAACATTGAAACCAACTCCATAACTGAAACCACATTTCAATTTATCA
This window encodes:
- a CDS encoding DUF5006 domain-containing protein — encoded protein: MKNILYRMLPICLFTISLTGCEDETKYRPLPEAVPLTMSINEKAFVMGENLKVNINVDADADGNEMVANEDFDIYFTAKAGTEDVSDVFEPFSGIVTFPKGEKQIQVDFPVKKSGLTGSTAMEFVAFARGYKMANSSQAIKVSDYYRITMSLENNVDNVVTEGDKFVLVAKIDKAKAIPIDVTITPKEGEEGRYENLPSSITIPAGRTSVKSAAITIKADGEKTGDLNLTLNFESSSSVNPMISPTLSIVMTDLESLADPDLYDMTKVYLLPESPFASSQNRDLVHSWFTGRVTDIEENSVHSNEVLAAEGWKFHYAVEFHKIEPANYWDATSNMLRCFASSNEAAVQKVATVNNKECSNLNNNGELVMWADAVHGGSKAYGFSAMQCCKVNGGQGSPFLGNFTRIYPGMRIEFKVRLRGVRTGFVPTIEIKNPDVMSNGAIKAIKILQNKAGSFITQSVTGDKVADAVSKVTAIPQANEYNIYWVELVDDEHIQLGINGIATMTVSKNDLGSWPFEKAAMPSNKLGCRGLFLVMRMSPSDDLEAGNMEPGWDSDLKSVSDPETEGPRMEIDWIRFYVNDAYKVESNETNNRNTIFY
- a CDS encoding RagB/SusD family nutrient uptake outer membrane protein; translated protein: MKKLYILLAVGASVMMSACSDFLDRDPMTTPNSETFLSNASAVNNYINGLYIALPSFGTYDMGVRGEEKNSDNIVAEVYDKRLNGELLETGGGTAEWQNGYQNLRNVNYFFEYYKVPEAEETKDVLSLKGEAYFFRAYWHFYLLTRFGSIPVMDKFWDGNATVAGLQIPPRDRSAVAQFIIDDLKTAKNLLYSRSQYKGLRICKEAAIIMAMRVALYEGTWEKYHKGTDFAAAEDKSTDLLGQVLTLGDELFTMGLSLNTKDNDKKFVSKEDAYAHLFNSKDLSDMTEVVFWKKYSIADGVTHNLSSNLGAGYVDNSGAAGLAQSLIDNYLNADGSFIDPNDGIYKDFNLTFKERDARLLATVMHSDCKFKSTSPESKSKAMFVDEYSDENKQKVRPPYLTESGPARNATGYHIRMSIDTTYVSGQGETSLPIIRYAEALLAYAEAAEELDKCDPDVLEKTLKPLRERAGVTYTAPAEIDPNFTDFGYPISAKLQEIRRERRSELALQGFRLDDLMRWRAHKLIQGKRGTGAYFGADGVLYKAFDPKTAVDLKTILTTDGWLDPQKEVLPRGYQFDSSRDYLLPIPPSELSLNHELEQNPGWLRK